The following coding sequences are from one Peromyscus eremicus chromosome X, PerEre_H2_v1, whole genome shotgun sequence window:
- the LOC131899546 gene encoding periphilin-1-like isoform X3, with translation MWSEGWYYKRLPGKQAPPCCHPSDGPYGYRWSRDEYATSRQPQYRVMRNGFRRRHLYSSHYSRQRSPHKWGAPFWRESRVGRKDSLHSRFGSSLSSRSRMRSFHQSRHRCKERAIQFLKTSRDTVPSGSSSKVLKSPSRLTEKEQADAASKWANENPKKSEENHLAEMSEFETGSKAPLCINQTEEPESNTTAGTELCEDSQLSSRSKVIASKITEIEKVYRQVCETFGMVVERLVEKDRSLEKSIQFAMKQSLHEIGEQHVEELKHFIMEYDNSTPDFGGPF, from the exons ATGTGGTCTGAAGGATGGT ACTACAAGCGACTTCCAGGAAAACAAGCGCCTCCTTGTTGCCATCCCAGTGATG GCCCTTATGGCTACCGATGGTCAAGAGATGAGTATGCCACAAGCCGACAGCCTCAGTACAGGGTCATGAGAAACGGCTTTAGAAGAAGACATTTGTATTCTTCCCATTATTCAAGACAACGATCTCCCCATAAATGGGGCGCTCCTTTTTGGAGAGAATCACGTGTGGGCAGGAAGGACTCCCTACACAGCAGATTTGGCTCCAGTCTCAGCAGTAGAAGCAGGATGCGCTCCTTCCATCAGTCTCGACATCGATGTAAAGAGAGAGCCatccagtttttgaaaacatcaagagatactgtgccttcaggttcttcatccaaggtgttaaaaagccccagccggctgactgagaaggaacaggctgatgctgcaagcaagtgggctaatgaaaatcccaagaagtcagaagaaaatcacTTGGCTGAAATGTCCGAGTTTGAGACGGGATCCAAGGCACCGTTATGTATCAACCAGACAGAAGAACCCGAGTCCAACACAACAGCTGGCACAGAATTGTGTGAAGACAGCCAGCTTAGCAGTCGCTCAAAAGTGATTGCATCAAAAATCACGGAGATTGAGAAGGTTTACCGACAAGTCTGTGAAACTTTCGGGATGGTGGTGGAAAGGCTGGTTGAAAAGGATCGTTCCTTAGAAAAATCTATACAGTTTGCAATGAAGCAGAGTTTGCATGAAATAGGTGAGCAACATGTTGAAGaactcaagcatttcattatggAGTATGATAATTCTACTCCAGATTTTGGAGGCCctttttga
- the LOC131899546 gene encoding periphilin-1-like isoform X2, with product MWSEGWYYKRLPGKQAPPCCHPSDGNHRLINVPKRPPLGDKRSSLLARPDEGGYSRYYCHVDYQKSDEGRCFSQNPRSGPPYQRGPYGYRWSRDEYATSRQPQYRVMRNGFRRRHLYSSHYSRQRSPHKWGAPFWRESRVGRKDSLHSRFGSSLSSRSRMRSFHQSRHRCKERAIQFLKTSRDTVPSGSSSKVLKSPSRLTEKEQADAASKWANENPKKSEENHLAEMSEFETGSKAPLCINQTEEPESNTTAGTELCEDSQLSSRSKVIASKITEIEKVYRQVCETFGMVVERLVEKDRSLEKSIQFAMKQSLHEIGEQHVEELKHFIMEYDNSTPDFGGPF from the exons ATGTGGTCTGAAGGATGGT ACTACAAGCGACTTCCAGGAAAACAAGCGCCTCCTTGTTGCCATCCCAGTGATGGCAACCATCGATTAATTAACGTGCCGAAGAGACcgcctctgggagacaagagatcaTCTCTGCTAGCCAGACCCGATGAAGGAGGCTACAGTAGATACTACTGTCACGTGGATTACCAAAAAAGTGATGAGGGCcgctgtttttctcagaatccaaGAAGTGGCCCACCCTACCAAAGAGGCCCTTATGGCTACCGATGGTCAAGAGATGAGTATGCCACAAGCCGACAGCCTCAGTACAGGGTCATGAGAAACGGCTTTAGAAGAAGACATTTGTATTCTTCCCATTATTCAAGACAACGATCTCCCCATAAATGGGGCGCTCCTTTTTGGAGAGAATCACGTGTGGGCAGGAAGGACTCCCTACACAGCAGATTTGGCTCCAGTCTCAGCAGTAGAAGCAGGATGCGCTCCTTCCATCAGTCTCGACATCGATGTAAAGAGAGAGCCatccagtttttgaaaacatcaagagatactgtgccttcaggttcttcatccaaggtgttaaaaagccccagccggctgactgagaaggaacaggctgatgctgcaagcaagtgggctaatgaaaatcccaagaagtcagaagaaaatcacTTGGCTGAAATGTCCGAGTTTGAGACGGGATCCAAGGCACCGTTATGTATCAACCAGACAGAAGAACCCGAGTCCAACACAACAGCTGGCACAGAATTGTGTGAAGACAGCCAGCTTAGCAGTCGCTCAAAAGTGATTGCATCAAAAATCACGGAGATTGAGAAGGTTTACCGACAAGTCTGTGAAACTTTCGGGATGGTGGTGGAAAGGCTGGTTGAAAAGGATCGTTCCTTAGAAAAATCTATACAGTTTGCAATGAAGCAGAGTTTGCATGAAATAGGTGAGCAACATGTTGAAGaactcaagcatttcattatggAGTATGATAATTCTACTCCAGATTTTGGAGGCCctttttga
- the LOC131899546 gene encoding periphilin-1-like isoform X1: MWSEGWYYKRLPGKQAPPCCHPSDGNHRLINVPKRPPLGDKRSSLLARPDEGGYSRYYCHVDYQKSDEGRCFSQNPRSGPPYQRGPYGYRWSRDEYATSRQPQYRVMRNGFRRRHLYSSHYSRQRSPHKWGAPFWRESRVGRKDSLHSRFGSSLSSRSRMRSFHQSRHRCKERAIQFLKTSRDTVPSGSSSKTGSKAPLCINQTEEPESNTTAGTELCEDSQLSSRSKVIASKITEIEKVYRQVCETFGMVVERLVEKDRSLEKSIQFAMKQSLHEIGEQHVEELKHFIMEYDNSTPDFGGPF, translated from the exons ATGTGGTCTGAAGGATGGT ACTACAAGCGACTTCCAGGAAAACAAGCGCCTCCTTGTTGCCATCCCAGTGATGGCAACCATCGATTAATTAACGTGCCGAAGAGACcgcctctgggagacaagagatcaTCTCTGCTAGCCAGACCCGATGAAGGAGGCTACAGTAGATACTACTGTCACGTGGATTACCAAAAAAGTGATGAGGGCcgctgtttttctcagaatccaaGAAGTGGCCCACCCTACCAAAGAGGCCCTTATGGCTACCGATGGTCAAGAGATGAGTATGCCACAAGCCGACAGCCTCAGTACAGGGTCATGAGAAACGGCTTTAGAAGAAGACATTTGTATTCTTCCCATTATTCAAGACAACGATCTCCCCATAAATGGGGCGCTCCTTTTTGGAGAGAATCACGTGTGGGCAGGAAGGACTCCCTACACAGCAGATTTGGCTCCAGTCTCAGCAGTAGAAGCAGGATGCGCTCCTTCCATCAGTCTCGACATCGATGTAAAGAGAGAGCCatccagtttttgaaaacatcaagagatactgtgccttcaggttcttcatccaag ACGGGATCCAAGGCACCGTTATGTATCAACCAGACAGAAGAACCCGAGTCCAACACAACAGCTGGCACAGAATTGTGTGAAGACAGCCAGCTTAGCAGTCGCTCAAAAGTGATTGCATCAAAAATCACGGAGATTGAGAAGGTTTACCGACAAGTCTGTGAAACTTTCGGGATGGTGGTGGAAAGGCTGGTTGAAAAGGATCGTTCCTTAGAAAAATCTATACAGTTTGCAATGAAGCAGAGTTTGCATGAAATAGGTGAGCAACATGTTGAAGaactcaagcatttcattatggAGTATGATAATTCTACTCCAGATTTTGGAGGCCctttttga